From Terriglobales bacterium, one genomic window encodes:
- a CDS encoding SRPBCC domain-containing protein: MPEQTASQRETLRLEVRKTIAATPEWLFAAWTQPERLKQWWGPEGVTCIDAVVDLRVGGKYRIGNRLPDGKVLWIIGEYRVVQPPMKLAYTWQIESETHASEIVTVSFEPRENGTEVAVIHERIPDVAIRDQHQYGWQGCLSGLAEYAALS; encoded by the coding sequence TTGCCTGAACAGACAGCAAGCCAGCGGGAGACCTTGAGGCTTGAAGTACGCAAGACGATCGCCGCAACGCCAGAGTGGCTCTTCGCTGCCTGGACTCAGCCGGAGCGCCTCAAGCAATGGTGGGGTCCCGAAGGCGTTACCTGCATCGATGCGGTTGTGGACTTGCGCGTCGGAGGCAAATACCGAATTGGGAATCGCCTGCCTGACGGGAAAGTGCTTTGGATTATCGGCGAGTACCGCGTCGTGCAGCCGCCAATGAAACTCGCCTACACGTGGCAAATCGAATCCGAAACCCATGCCTCGGAAATCGTTACAGTGAGCTTCGAGCCCCGCGAGAACGGAACCGAAGTCGCTGTGATCCACGAGCGCATCCCCGATGTCGCTATTCGAGACCAACATCAATACGGGTGGCAAGGCTGCCTCTCCGGCCTGGCGGAGTACGCTGCGCTCAGTTAA